A genomic region of Arachis stenosperma cultivar V10309 chromosome 9, arast.V10309.gnm1.PFL2, whole genome shotgun sequence contains the following coding sequences:
- the LOC130947822 gene encoding protein Brevis radix-like 2: MLTCIACSKQLNNGSLHQPEDEEAVHTPSTKQAIKALTAQIKDMAVKASGAYKNCKPCSGSSNGNRKGNYADSDMGSDSARFHWAYRRTGSSNSTPRMWGKEMEARLKGLSSGEGTPASVSGRTESVVFMEEDEPKEWVAQVEPGVLITFVSLPQGGNDLKRIRFSREMFNKWQAQRWWTENYDKVMELYNVQRFNQQAVPLPTPPRSEDEQSSRIESVRDSPVTPPLSKEPLPSHFHHPIGMGYSSSDSLDHHHTQPRPCYETSCLASTPKLSDITAIKTERSSLDASARTSSLGEGDHSGELSNSNASDMETEWVEQDEPGVYITIRALPGGARELRRVRFSRERFGEMHARLWWEENRARIQEQYL; the protein is encoded by the exons ATGTTAACTTGCATAGCATGTTCCAAGCAACTCAACAATGGATCTCTTCACCAACCAGAAGATGAAGAAGCTGTTCATACACCAAGCACGAAGCAAGCCATCAAGGCTCTCACTGCCCAG ATCAAGGACATGGCAGTGAAGGCTTCTGGAGCATATAAGAATTGCAAGCCTTGTTCCGGATCTTCAAATGGTAACAGGAAAGGGAATTATGCTGATTCCGATATGGGTTCGGATTCAGCGAGGTTTCACTGGGCCTACCGGAGAACGGGTAGCTCCAATTCAACCCCAAGGATGTGGGGGAAGGAAATGGAAGCCAGGTTGAAAGGGCTTTCGAGTGGGGAAGGGACGCCGGCATCGGTTAGTGGACGGACTGAGTCAGTGGtgttcatggaggaggatgagcCTAAAGAATGGGTTGCACAAGTGGAGCCCGGTGTGCTCATTACTTTTGTTTCATTGCCTCAGGGTGGGAACGATCTGAAGCGGATACGGTTCAG TCGAGAGATGTTCAATAAATGGCAAGCTCAGAGGTGGTGGACCGAAAACTACGACAAGGTCATGGAGTTATACAATGTTCAAAGGTTCAATCAACAAGCTGTTCCTCTTCCAACTCCACCTAGATCCGAAGATGAG CAAAGTTCAAGGATTGAATCTGTGAGGGACAGCCCAGTCACTCCTCCTCTCAGCAAGGAGCCGCTGCCTAGTCATTTTCACCATCCAATTGGAATGGGGTACTCTTCTTCGGATTCTCTGGATCACCACCATACGCAACCTCGCCCTTGCTATGAAACTAGCTGTCTAGCCTCAACACCTAAACTCTCCGACATTACTGCAATAAAAACTGAAAGATCATCCCTGGATGCTTCAGCAAGGACGAGTTCATTGGGAGAGGGAGACCACTCGGGTGAGCTCTCAAACAGCAATGCCAGTGATATGGAAACTGAATGGGTTGAACAAGATGAACCGGGAGTATACATCACTATCAGAGCGCTGCCAGGCGGAGCCAGAGAACTTCGGCGAGTACGGTTCAG CCGAGAGAGGTTCGGAGAAATGCATGCTAGATTATGGTGGGAGGAGAACCGCGCCAGGATACAAGAACAATACTTGTGA